In Fusobacterium massiliense, the genomic stretch TATTTCTCTTGCAAATTTTCCTTCAACTCTATTATAGCGTACTCCCATATTCCCCCTTATAATAAACATCTTGATATCCATATGAGTTCTACGAGCTCAATGAACATAGGCTTTTCAAACTAATACGGACGTCAGAGAGTATTTTTTGTTATTTAATTTTATGCTTTCCTTACAAATAAAAAAGGGGACTTGTCATCCCCCAAGTCTAGTTTTTTATAGATGGTTTAAGCTAGCACATCTTTTATTCGTTTTTAATTAAATTTTTTCAAAAGGTCTCTATATTGTCTGTTTAACATTTTTACAGTAAACTTTCTAATAAATTGATACCAGAAAAATTGCATTTTTTCCATTCCTTTTACTGAATCTTGTAACATTCTTTTTATAAAATCATGCTCTTCATAACTAACTTTTAATTCAGTACTAGTTTTATTAGAAGCTACATCTGTAATATAAGTTAAAAATTCATAAACTCCTGCATATTGACTATTAGATCCTGCATCAGCAAATTGTTTTTTTGCTTCATTTATAAATCTAACAAGAAGTTTTTTATCGTTTTTTTCTAATTTTACAGAATATTTTCTTTTCCCTTTTCCTATTTTTTGAATACTATTCATCATTCCAAGCATAGATGACATATTATTCATTTCCATAGGATTTAGAGTTCCAGGATTTATTCTAGTTTTCATAAATTATCACTCCACTTTTCCTATAATTTTCTCAATTTCTTCTGTTGTTATTGCACCTTTTCTAAGTATCTTAGGAACTTTTTTTGTTAAATCAATAATTGTAGACACTTCTCCTAATTTACATTTTCCTCCATCTATAAGTAGATTAACTTTAGATTTTATAGCTTCTGAAAGTTCTTCATAAGATTTTGGGCTAGGCTCTCCAGAAATATTTGCACTTGTTGTTGCTAGTACCCCGCCAGCTAAATCTATAATTTTTATAGCCAAATCCAAGTTAGGTATTCTAACTCCTATTGTATTTCCTCCAGAAACCATTATTTCAGGAATATAATCTTTTTTTCTTAATATTACTGTCAATGCTCCTGGCCAAAAAGCTTTAGCTAATTTATTCAATAACTCTCTATCTTCAACAGAAACTTCAGCCACTTCATCTACTTTATCTACTGAACTCAAAAGTGCAATAAGAGGAGAATTAAAACTTCTACTCTTTGCAAAATAAATATTATTTATACTTTCTTCATTAGAAATAATAGCACCCAAACCATAGACTGTATCTGTTGGATAAATTATTAATTCTCCAGATTTTATTCTTTGAGATAAACCTACCCATTCTTCATCTTTTACAGTCATAATATTATCTATTTTTTTATACATATTAGTTGAACAATTCTGAAACTGATCTATTGTTTACTATTCTATCTATAGCATCAGCAAAAACTTCATCTACTGAAAGTATTTTTACTTTATCTATTTTCTTTCTTTCTGGTAGTGCTATTGAATCAGTTATTATTATTTCTTTCAATGAACTTTTTTGTAGTCTTTCTATTGCAGGGTCAGAGAATACAGCATGTGAACAACAAGCATAAGCTTCTATTGCTCCTCTTTCTACTATAGCATCTGCTCCATTAGTTATAGTTCCTGCTGTATCAATCATATCATCTATGAATATAGCAATTTTCCCTTCAACTTCTCCTATTAAGTTCATAACTTCTGATAAATTTGGTTTAGGTCTTCTTTTATCAATAATTGCAATTTTACAATCTAATTTTTCAGCTAATTTTCTTGCTCTTTTTACTCCACCAATATCTGGAGAAACTACTACTACTTTATCTCCGTATAGTCCTTTTTCTTTAAAATATTTAGCCATTAAAGGTAATCCTTGCATATGGTCAAATGGGATATCAAAAAATCCTTGTATTTGATCAGCGTGTAAATCCATTGCAACTACTCTGTTAACCCCAGCAGTTGTCAATAAGTTTGCAACTAATTTTGAAGTAATTGGTTCTCTTGGTTTTGATTTTCTATCTTGTCTAGCATACCCATAATATGGAATAATTACATTAATTGTTTTAGCTGAAGCTCTTTTTAAAGCATCAACAAATATTAAAAGTTCCATCAAGTTTTCATTTACAGGTTCTGATGTTGATTGTACAACAAAAAC encodes the following:
- a CDS encoding L-threonylcarbamoyladenylate synthase: MYKKIDNIMTVKDEEWVGLSQRIKSGELIIYPTDTVYGLGAIISNEESINNIYFAKSRSFNSPLIALLSSVDKVDEVAEVSVEDRELLNKLAKAFWPGALTVILRKKDYIPEIMVSGGNTIGVRIPNLDLAIKIIDLAGGVLATTSANISGEPSPKSYEELSEAIKSKVNLLIDGGKCKLGEVSTIIDLTKKVPKILRKGAITTEEIEKIIGKVE
- a CDS encoding ribose-phosphate diphosphokinase, whose translation is MVNFNNVKIFSGNANLELAKKIAAKCGLELGHAEILRFKDGEIYIEIEETVRGRDVFVVQSTSEPVNENLMELLIFVDALKRASAKTINVIIPYYGYARQDRKSKPREPITSKLVANLLTTAGVNRVVAMDLHADQIQGFFDIPFDHMQGLPLMAKYFKEKGLYGDKVVVVSPDIGGVKRARKLAEKLDCKIAIIDKRRPKPNLSEVMNLIGEVEGKIAIFIDDMIDTAGTITNGADAIVERGAIEAYACCSHAVFSDPAIERLQKSSLKEIIITDSIALPERKKIDKVKILSVDEVFADAIDRIVNNRSVSELFN